Part of the Streptomyces sp. WMMC500 genome is shown below.
ATCAGCCCCACCAAGGTTTCCGGCAGCCGCACGCGGGACCATCTGGACATCTCGGCGCTCGACGCCCGTTACAACATTCTCGCCACTCTCGAGTCCTGGTCGGAAATCGTCGTGGAACAGCTCGGCATCACCGCGCCGGGCCGTTCCGTCCCGCAGTTGGCGCGGTTTCTGGCCCGGCATCTTCAGTGGCTGGCCGCCCAGCCTCCGGCCGCCGACTTCGCGGACGAGACGGAGAGCCTGGTCGCCGAGTTGCGCACCATCATCGACCCCGACTCCAGTTCCTCCCGCACGATCATCCGGCAGTGTGTCGTGGACGGCTGCGCCGGAACGATAAGCGCGTGGCCGAACGGCGCCGGGAACACGGCCAGAAGAAGCATCGAGTGCTCCGCGGGTCATTCCTGGGCGATGCACGAATGGCTGGCCCTGCGGCAGCTCATGGAGCGGCAGCGAAAGGATGTCAACGCATGACGAAACCGCCACGCCACAGGCTCGTCCCCACGAACGTGGCCGCGCTGGCCGTAGGGGTTTCCGAAGCGACCATCCGCAAGTGGGTCAGCCGGGGGAAGATCACCCGCTACGGTGCGCCGAACTGCCGCTCGCAGTTCGACATCGACGAGCTCACCCAGATCGCCCTGCAGCGCCGGACCGCCGCCCCCGCACCCGCGGGGCCCGGGCTCGCCGACCGCGCCGCCGGGGCCCGTGACCCCCTGCCCCGCTAGGCCCGCGCCGCGCCGCCGGCACCGCCCGGCAGCAGCGAGAAGGCCTGCGAGGTGACACCGCGTCATGCAGCCCGCCGCACAAGACCAGCCGCCGCCGGCGGCGTTACGGCCGCCGCCCGGGGGCCGGCCGCCGCGCCGGGCCCCGCTCCCCCCGACCCCGCGCTTCGCGCCGTACCGGCGCCAGGAGTCCACGTGCGAGCCCACCCACCCGGACGTGAGCCAGGTCACTTTGAGCCGCTCTTGGCGCGACGAAAAACCCGTGTCACTATTTACGCACATCTACCCTGCCCGAAAACGTGCGCGGGGTGGTGGATTGGTGCCGCATTCCCCGGGCCCGCCCGGGCTGCCCCGGCGCGAAGAGGCCCCCCGGGCGTCCGGCACCGCCTTCCTTCCGCATGCACCTGCACACCCCCGCACGGGGGCGTGCCGTGTGTGCCGGGCCCGCCGTGTGCGCCCCGGCGCCGGGCCCGGCGGGCGCAGCGCTTCGACCATCGCCTCTTTGCCGACGGGCCGTCAGATCCTTGCGGGCCGGCGCCTGTGCGCGGGGCCGGCCGCCCGCTTCATTCCTTCGTGGAAATCCGGACGATGCGATCTCACCGCAGAAACGACAAAGGGGAGCTGAGTGCGTTGACTCTACCGACCTCAGTGGAAGGGGTTTCGGGAAACCACCGGGCTCACTCCGTCGGCGTAGGTCGTGCGCATGCCAAGGCGATTTTGCTGGGTGAGCATGCGGTCGTTTACGGGGGTGCGGCGCTGGCCCTGCCGATTCCGCAGCTCACCGCGACGGCCAGCGCGGGGTGGTCGCCGGCCGAGGACGGCGAGGGGGAGCTGTCGTTCACCATGACCGGGTCCGCGTCGCGGGCGGTGGTCACGCAGGCCTCCGACGGGCTGCGGCACCTGACCGCCGCCTTCAAGGACCGCATGGGCATCCAGGGCGACCCGCATCTCGACGTGATCCTCGACGGCGCGATCCCGCCCGGCCGGGGACTGGGATCCAGCGCCGCGAACACCCGGGCGATCGTCCTGGCGCTGGCCGAGCTGTTCGGCCGCGAGCTCTCGGACGCCGCAGCGTTCGAACTGGTGCAGACGGCCGAGCACATGACGCACGGCCGGGCCAGCGGCGTCGACGCCATGACCGTGGGCGCCGCCGCCCCGCTGCTGTTCCAAAAGGGCCGGGCCCGTGAGCTGAGCATCGGCTGCGACGGGCTGTTCATCGTCGCGGACAGCGGCACCGCGGGCAGCACCAAGGAAGCCGTCGAACTGCTCCGGGAGGGATTCGAGCGCCGCGCCGGATCCCAGGAGAAGTTCCTGGCCCGCGCCGCGGAACTGACCGCCGCGGCCCGCCAGGCCCTGGCCGAGGGCCGGGCCGCGGACGTGGGCACGCAGATGACCGACTACCACGAACTGCTGCGTGCGGCCGGGCTCAGTACCGGCCTCATCGACACGATGGTCGCCGCCGCACTCGCGGCCGGCAGCCTCGGCGCGAAGATCACCGGCGGTGGTCTCGGCGGCTGCATGATCGCTTTGACCAGGCCCGAAGAGGCCAGCAAGGTCACCCGCCGTCTCCACGAGGCCGGTGCCGTGCACACCTGGGTCGTACCGCTGAGGAGGCGCACCGGTGATGT
Proteins encoded:
- the mvk gene encoding mevalonate kinase — translated: MRSHRRNDKGELSALTLPTSVEGVSGNHRAHSVGVGRAHAKAILLGEHAVVYGGAALALPIPQLTATASAGWSPAEDGEGELSFTMTGSASRAVVTQASDGLRHLTAAFKDRMGIQGDPHLDVILDGAIPPGRGLGSSAANTRAIVLALAELFGRELSDAAAFELVQTAEHMTHGRASGVDAMTVGAAAPLLFQKGRARELSIGCDGLFIVADSGTAGSTKEAVELLREGFERRAGSQEKFLARAAELTAAARQALAEGRAADVGTQMTDYHELLRAAGLSTGLIDTMVAAALAAGSLGAKITGGGLGGCMIALTRPEEASKVTRRLHEAGAVHTWVVPLRRRTGDV